The following coding sequences lie in one Bacteroidota bacterium genomic window:
- the katG gene encoding catalase/peroxidase HPI — protein MEHSNGNGKCPVTGHGGRGHMGMGHRSNTDWWPNRLKLNMLRQHSELSNPNPKGFSYPKAFATLDYEALKNDLRELMTQSQDWWPADFGHYGPFFIRMAWHAAGTYRMGDGRGGANGGYQRFAPLNSWPDNANLDKARRLLWPVKKKYGNQISWADLLILAGNVALESMGFKTFGFGAGREDAWEPDESIYWGAETEWLADKLRYSGNRQLENPLAAVQMGLIYVNPEGPGGNPDPVLAAHDIRETFGRMGMNDEETVALIAGGHTFGKSHGAGDVSLVGAEPEAAEIEAMGLGWHSKHGSGKGPDTITGGPEVTWTRTPAQWSNDFFKHLFEYEYELTKSPAGAYQWVAKNAEATIPDAHLSGVMHKPTMLTTDLSLRFDPVYEKISRRFYENPDAFADAFARAWFKLTHRDMGPKSRYLGPEVPAEDLIWQDPLPQVDHPLVDAADIAYLKAQVLASGLSISDLVTTAWASASTFRGSDFRGGANGARIRLEPQKNWEVNNPARLSRVLNVLQSIKDQFDAAQQNGKRISLADLIVLAGSAAVEKAAKDAGFDVEVPFVPGRVDASQEQTDVDSFKYLEPMADGFRNYVKQPAPCPAEHLLVDKAQLLGLSIPQMTVLVGGMRALNANWDGSDFGVLTTRPGQLTNDFFVNLLDMRYEWSAIDAGKETFAGRDRHTGQTAWKATRVDLIFGSNSELRAVAEHYACDDAGQKFVNDFVTAWVKVMNNDRFDLNSN, from the coding sequence ATGGAACACAGCAATGGAAATGGTAAATGCCCGGTAACCGGACATGGCGGACGCGGTCATATGGGCATGGGGCACAGGTCGAACACCGACTGGTGGCCAAACAGATTAAAGCTCAATATGTTGCGCCAGCATTCTGAGCTTTCGAATCCCAACCCGAAAGGATTTAGTTATCCCAAGGCTTTTGCCACACTCGACTATGAAGCGTTGAAAAACGACCTGCGCGAGCTCATGACGCAATCGCAGGACTGGTGGCCGGCTGATTTCGGACACTACGGTCCGTTCTTCATCCGTATGGCATGGCATGCTGCAGGCACTTACCGCATGGGCGACGGCCGTGGTGGTGCGAATGGTGGTTATCAACGTTTTGCGCCACTCAACAGCTGGCCCGACAATGCCAACCTCGACAAAGCCCGCAGGCTGCTCTGGCCGGTAAAAAAGAAATACGGCAACCAGATTTCGTGGGCCGACCTGCTCATCCTGGCCGGAAATGTGGCCCTTGAATCGATGGGCTTCAAGACTTTCGGTTTTGGTGCCGGTCGCGAAGACGCCTGGGAGCCGGACGAAAGCATTTATTGGGGCGCCGAAACTGAGTGGCTGGCCGACAAGCTTCGCTACAGTGGCAATCGTCAGCTCGAGAATCCGCTGGCAGCTGTACAGATGGGGCTGATCTATGTGAATCCTGAAGGCCCCGGTGGCAATCCCGACCCGGTGCTCGCAGCCCACGACATCCGCGAAACCTTCGGCCGCATGGGTATGAACGACGAAGAAACCGTAGCCCTGATTGCTGGTGGACACACCTTTGGCAAATCGCATGGTGCAGGCGATGTTTCGCTCGTTGGGGCGGAACCGGAAGCAGCTGAAATTGAAGCCATGGGCCTGGGCTGGCACAGTAAACATGGAAGCGGAAAAGGCCCCGACACCATCACAGGAGGTCCGGAAGTAACCTGGACGCGCACCCCGGCACAATGGAGCAACGATTTCTTCAAGCACCTGTTCGAATACGAATATGAGCTGACCAAGAGTCCGGCAGGCGCTTACCAGTGGGTGGCCAAAAATGCCGAAGCTACCATCCCCGATGCCCACCTGAGCGGTGTGATGCACAAGCCGACCATGCTCACCACCGACCTGTCGCTGCGCTTCGACCCGGTGTATGAAAAAATTTCGCGCAGGTTTTACGAAAACCCCGACGCCTTTGCCGATGCTTTCGCCCGCGCCTGGTTTAAGCTGACACACCGCGACATGGGTCCCAAATCGAGGTACCTCGGGCCTGAAGTGCCTGCCGAAGACCTGATCTGGCAAGACCCCTTGCCTCAGGTCGATCATCCCCTGGTGGATGCCGCGGATATTGCATACCTAAAAGCGCAGGTTTTGGCTTCCGGACTGAGCATCAGCGATCTTGTGACAACCGCCTGGGCTTCGGCCAGCACCTTCCGTGGTTCCGATTTCCGCGGTGGTGCCAACGGAGCACGCATTCGCCTCGAACCACAGAAAAACTGGGAAGTTAACAATCCTGCAAGGCTGTCAAGGGTTTTGAATGTGCTTCAAAGCATTAAAGATCAATTCGATGCAGCCCAGCAAAACGGCAAACGCATCTCGCTGGCCGACCTCATCGTGCTGGCAGGCAGCGCAGCCGTGGAAAAAGCCGCCAAAGATGCCGGATTTGATGTGGAAGTTCCATTTGTTCCGGGTCGGGTGGATGCCAGCCAGGAACAGACGGATGTGGATTCGTTCAAATATCTCGAGCCCATGGCCGATGGTTTCAGAAACTATGTAAAACAGCCCGCACCCTGCCCTGCCGAACACCTGCTGGTAGATAAAGCCCAGCTTCTTGGCCTGAGCATCCCGCAGATGACCGTGCTTGTAGGCGGCATGCGTGCGCTCAACGCCAACTGGGATGGCTCCGATTTTGGCGTCCTCACCACAAGACCCGGCCAGCTGACCAACGACTTCTTTGTCAACCTGCTCGATATGCGCTACGAATGGTCGGCCATTGATGCAGGTAAGGAAACCTTTGCCGGTCGCGACAGACACACCGGACAGACCGCCTGGAAAGCCACTCGGGTAGATCTCATCTTCGGCTCGAATTCTGAACTGCGCGCCGTGGCCGAACACTACGCCTGCGATGATGCCGGTCAAAAATTTGTAAACGATTTTGTGACGGCCTGGGTGAAAGTGATGAACAACGACCGTTTCGACCTCAATAGCAACTAA
- a CDS encoding lamin tail domain-containing protein: MNRHILTLVLLLTTIVSACVKDEPFVSPPVIKQVFNTPQSPVAGEAVTITAIVLDREGRPGLRLYYKIDQGSFEAKDMNPVNDSTFTAVIPGLEDGKTVAYYVEARGKTGKKSLAPAGAPATTAAYSVGAPLVVMNEIYSRGTATSPDWIEIYNASDGPADISGFKIYDNGGQSGAKPKKTIPDGTIIPAKGYYVIETEGSGDPSDFGLSSAGETVWLENAKGNVIDEVAFPAMDASQSYGRLPDGSPNWQLLSTITRGQANSGNTPPPTIKIVMNEIYSRGTAAEPDWIEIYNDGNAAVDISGWLIYDNGGQGGTKPKKTIPAGTVIASKGFYVINTEGSGDPSDFGLSSNGETVWLEKPDGAIADQVAFPFMETTQSYGRKPDGSENWQLLNTITKGSTNNNAK; the protein is encoded by the coding sequence ATGAACAGACATATTTTAACTCTGGTTCTTTTGCTGACAACCATCGTCAGTGCCTGTGTAAAAGATGAACCTTTTGTCAGTCCCCCGGTAATCAAACAGGTTTTCAATACCCCACAGTCGCCGGTTGCAGGCGAGGCTGTCACCATCACAGCCATTGTGCTCGACCGTGAGGGAAGACCCGGGCTGCGCCTTTACTACAAAATCGACCAGGGCAGCTTTGAAGCCAAAGACATGAACCCGGTCAACGACAGCACTTTTACCGCGGTCATTCCCGGACTTGAGGACGGGAAAACAGTAGCCTATTATGTGGAAGCCAGGGGAAAAACAGGCAAAAAGTCGCTGGCCCCAGCCGGTGCGCCTGCCACCACAGCAGCTTACTCGGTGGGCGCCCCACTGGTGGTAATGAACGAAATCTACAGCCGCGGTACAGCCACCAGCCCCGACTGGATTGAGATTTACAACGCTTCCGACGGCCCTGCGGATATCAGCGGATTTAAGATTTATGACAATGGCGGCCAAAGCGGCGCCAAGCCAAAGAAAACCATTCCGGACGGAACCATCATTCCGGCAAAGGGATATTATGTAATTGAAACAGAGGGCAGTGGCGACCCAAGCGACTTTGGCCTTTCCAGCGCAGGCGAAACCGTCTGGCTCGAAAACGCCAAAGGCAATGTCATCGACGAAGTAGCTTTCCCAGCCATGGATGCTTCTCAAAGCTACGGCAGGCTCCCCGATGGTTCGCCAAACTGGCAACTGCTCAGCACAATCACCCGCGGCCAGGCAAACAGCGGCAATACCCCGCCCCCAACCATCAAAATAGTGATGAACGAAATCTATTCCCGCGGCACCGCTGCCGAACCCGACTGGATTGAGATCTACAACGATGGCAATGCTGCGGTGGATATCTCCGGCTGGCTGATCTACGACAACGGCGGACAAGGTGGCACCAAACCCAAAAAAACCATCCCCGCAGGAACAGTCATCGCTTCTAAAGGATTCTATGTCATTAACACCGAAGGCTCGGGCGACCCCAGCGACTTCGGCCTCTCCAGCAATGGTGAAACGGTCTGGCTCGAAAAACCCGACGGCGCCATCGCCGACCAGGTGGCATTCCCTTTCATGGAAACCACACAATCGTATGGACGCAAGCCCGATGGCTCCGAAAACTGGCAATTGCTCAACACCATCACAAAAGGCAGCACCAACAACAACGCAAAATAA
- a CDS encoding inorganic phosphate transporter, whose protein sequence is MLLLYLAAGLYLGWTLGGNDAANIFGSAVGSRMLRFRDAALVGSIFVVLGAVFQGRGGAQTLNELGRIDSMAAAFIISLSAALVVHYMTNRGLPVSTSQAIVGGILGWVFFNRLSPDLSVITKIVFSWVSGPLLGMLFAALLYKTMKKILLSAHIHVIKLDTWIRFGLVVSGAFGAYSLGANNIANVMGVFVPMAPHVLLDFGLFTLDGVQVLFLLGGLAIAAGIYTLSRKVMETVGNGLLALNAEAAIVVVISQALVMFLFSSSTLAQAMQSVGLPSFPLVPVSSTQLVVGSIVGIGLVKGNQDVNAKLLAGIGAGWIITPLAAGLISYILLFIAMNVFDLPVRQIPADSIESMKHSRIAQQNTIDLILPAIVAVSGILIALFAMLYYRTRQKQLQTENELLQQQNLNLEAKKALDELKLKLMHASNEALSQKVSELNREFTNLATGLTAQKIFLEELSLLIEQLRQHPLDQEVQHNVQKIQTLVQQKMSFTKAADMLYLNAEQTNRDFVERLEKNFPDLSPQEKRLALLIRVGMSNKEIATMLNIAPKSVEVFKYRLKKRLGIAAEQSVNDFIMNL, encoded by the coding sequence ATGCTGCTACTTTACCTTGCCGCCGGTTTGTATCTGGGTTGGACCCTTGGGGGGAACGACGCGGCCAATATTTTTGGTTCGGCTGTGGGCAGCCGCATGCTCAGATTCAGAGACGCTGCACTGGTTGGAAGCATTTTTGTGGTGCTGGGAGCTGTTTTTCAGGGCAGAGGCGGTGCGCAAACACTCAACGAACTCGGACGCATCGACAGCATGGCTGCTGCGTTTATCATCAGCCTTTCGGCAGCGCTGGTGGTGCACTATATGACCAATCGCGGCCTGCCTGTATCTACCAGCCAGGCCATTGTGGGTGGAATTCTGGGATGGGTGTTTTTCAACCGGCTCAGCCCCGACTTGTCGGTTATCACCAAAATTGTTTTTTCCTGGGTGAGCGGTCCCCTTTTGGGGATGCTGTTTGCTGCACTCCTTTATAAAACGATGAAAAAAATCCTGCTCAGCGCCCACATCCACGTCATTAAGCTGGACACCTGGATCAGGTTTGGGCTGGTTGTGTCGGGCGCTTTTGGCGCATATAGCCTGGGGGCCAACAATATAGCCAATGTCATGGGGGTCTTTGTGCCCATGGCGCCTCATGTGCTGCTCGATTTCGGCCTGTTTACACTCGATGGGGTACAGGTATTGTTTTTGCTCGGTGGCCTTGCCATAGCCGCAGGCATTTACACCCTGAGCAGAAAAGTGATGGAAACCGTAGGCAATGGCCTGCTGGCACTGAATGCAGAAGCCGCCATCGTGGTGGTCATTTCACAGGCCCTGGTGATGTTTCTGTTTTCATCCAGCACCCTGGCCCAGGCCATGCAATCCGTGGGTTTGCCGTCTTTCCCGCTGGTTCCCGTCTCAAGCACCCAACTTGTGGTGGGAAGCATTGTAGGGATAGGATTGGTAAAGGGAAATCAGGATGTTAACGCAAAACTGCTGGCAGGTATCGGCGCAGGCTGGATCATCACCCCATTGGCGGCTGGCCTCATCAGCTACATCCTCCTTTTCATAGCAATGAATGTGTTTGATTTGCCTGTGCGTCAGATTCCGGCCGATAGCATTGAATCGATGAAGCATAGCAGAATAGCCCAACAGAACACCATCGACCTCATTTTGCCTGCCATTGTTGCAGTCTCGGGTATTTTGATTGCCTTGTTTGCAATGCTTTACTACCGTACCCGCCAAAAACAACTGCAAACCGAAAACGAGTTGCTTCAGCAGCAGAACCTGAATCTGGAGGCAAAGAAAGCGCTCGACGAATTGAAACTAAAGCTGATGCACGCCAGCAATGAGGCACTGAGTCAGAAAGTAAGTGAGCTCAACCGCGAATTCACCAATCTGGCCACAGGACTGACAGCCCAGAAAATCTTTCTCGAAGAGCTCTCACTGCTCATTGAACAGCTGAGGCAACATCCATTGGATCAGGAAGTTCAGCATAATGTGCAAAAGATACAAACCCTGGTGCAGCAAAAAATGAGCTTTACCAAAGCTGCGGACATGCTCTATTTGAACGCTGAACAAACCAACCGGGACTTCGTGGAACGCCTCGAAAAAAATTTTCCCGACCTGAGTCCGCAGGAAAAACGCCTTGCCCTGCTCATCAGGGTAGGCATGTCGAACAAAGAAATTGCCACCATGCTCAATATTGCTCCCAAAAGCGTGGAGGTTTTTAAATACAGGCTGAAAAAACGCCTGGGTATAGCAGCCGAACAATCAGTCAATGATTTTATTATGAACCTATAA
- a CDS encoding DUF47 family protein, whose translation MFTFRHAEKSIALIDEFLSKTDQGILIFKEGVSNYLSGNQQRFADNLNTIAALESEADLLRRKIENILYTQSLMPQLRGDILKLIEELDNIIDLAKSNLFQFDVEVPFIPAELHNDLNQLTQVSVAACESLMPGVRAFFREPQNVKEKLHRVYLFEKEADKIADAIKRRVFHDMPHLKLSEKFHLRYFTLHIETLSDAAERGADLLSIMALKRIV comes from the coding sequence ATGTTTACTTTCCGACATGCCGAAAAATCCATTGCACTGATTGATGAATTTTTGAGCAAAACCGATCAGGGCATACTGATATTTAAAGAAGGTGTATCCAACTACCTGTCCGGGAACCAGCAGCGGTTTGCCGACAACCTCAATACCATTGCCGCGCTGGAAAGTGAAGCGGACCTGCTGAGGAGAAAAATTGAGAATATCCTCTACACCCAGTCGCTCATGCCGCAATTGCGGGGCGACATCCTGAAGCTTATCGAAGAGCTCGATAACATCATCGACCTGGCCAAAAGCAATCTTTTTCAGTTTGATGTGGAGGTGCCCTTCATTCCCGCCGAACTGCACAACGACCTGAATCAGCTGACACAGGTATCTGTGGCAGCCTGCGAATCGCTCATGCCCGGAGTGCGGGCATTTTTCAGAGAGCCTCAGAATGTGAAGGAAAAACTGCATAGAGTATATCTGTTTGAGAAAGAGGCAGATAAAATTGCCGATGCCATCAAGCGCAGGGTGTTTCACGACATGCCCCACCTCAAGCTGAGCGAAAAATTTCATCTTCGCTACTTCACCCTTCATATTGAAACCCTCTCTGATGCTGCAGAGCGGGGAGCTGATCTGCTGTCGATTATGGCGCTCAAGAGAATCGTATAA
- a CDS encoding CYTH domain-containing protein yields the protein MAQEIERKFLVKGDFKPFVTKSTRIVQGYLSSVPERTVRVRIKGDKGFLTIKGIGNQSGASRFEWETEIAVHDADELLKICEPGVIDKVRHLVPAGKHTFEVDEFFGENEGLTVAEVELSGEDEHFEKPDWLGEEVTGNPKYFNSMLMKHPYTKW from the coding sequence ATGGCACAGGAAATAGAACGCAAGTTTCTGGTAAAAGGTGATTTCAAACCCTTTGTCACCAAATCTACCCGCATTGTGCAGGGTTATCTCTCTTCGGTTCCCGAACGCACCGTGCGCGTACGCATCAAAGGCGACAAGGGTTTCCTCACCATCAAGGGCATTGGCAACCAGTCGGGCGCCAGCCGCTTTGAATGGGAAACCGAAATCGCAGTGCATGATGCCGACGAATTGCTTAAGATTTGTGAACCTGGCGTGATCGACAAGGTGCGTCATTTGGTGCCCGCAGGAAAACACACCTTCGAGGTTGATGAATTCTTTGGTGAAAATGAAGGACTTACCGTGGCAGAGGTTGAATTGTCAGGCGAAGACGAGCACTTCGAAAAGCCCGACTGGCTGGGCGAGGAAGTAACCGGCAATCCCAAATATTTCAACTCCATGCTGATGAAGCACCCCTATACCAAATGGTAA
- a CDS encoding VCBS repeat-containing protein: MKTRTLQHHALHWLVIAAIVTGLQCNLWAQGAWTILETYTIPGKASGLAWDGTYIYYGIYGSGGSNFYRFDPASGQATLLFNVAGVSNSYGMTHDGNSLWIIDRASTGNAYALNISMTGTVLGQFSLPQQYMSGIAWDNGDFWVASYYPDPGWIYKVNAQSTVLHQFAPPMAQTWDLARHGSDLWVVDYNGNMIFKTDLNGNVLASYPSVTQRPSGIVHTGSHLWYVAGPLSANSTLYKVDPGGAGTPQAMVTPTSVSFGNVLTGQTHNQNITVTNAGTGTLNFSFAQPPQNTNVMLPSGNFSLEAGQSATYVASWTPLEPGTLSTTGAVLSNDPINPNITLNFSGQAYTAAPSINAFPTSIDFGTIMAMSTKMQNITLTNQGQATLIISAIENLNPGFYLQLPAQFPIQLEPNQTMSFNAWFFPQNSNNYQSSVVIFSNAPGQSPLYIPMTGQATPKDHSLGNVVWDLNLPPATDNSPKAIHWITDITGDNKPEVVVASEDNKIRCFNGNASGTSQVLWELSIYSGSLYQQQAITLGGDIDDDGIPDLVVGTAWGDRSVVAINSRTGEIIWKFQTNQYGLGGWVYQVDARYDYNGDGFPDVLASSGNDQNGTGPKRVFCLNGKNGQMIWNYAFTGPVIAVMGIPDVTGDGQPDVWAGGSQNGESQGRVALINGATGFLVWDYVTLGTSVWGLALLDDLNNDGKPELAAGTFNGVVYIFNAANGAVLAQTSVGSNIITRLVRMEDVNGDGKADLALGYSGSLAMILNGTNLQQIWTYQLQDKPWNVARIPDVSGDGINDLVVGLLYQNNHVYVFDGATGSMLFTTPYPQAVDAISTVPDLTFDYSWEFVAGGRTGKVTVFAGGPGQPVGLPAQVQENEWLKVYPNPFSSHTHISIKPASTGQLLLNLYDLSGKIVWNKSLQAVQNNETVVEWNGSSRDGNKLRPSVYILEALSGNRRMIQKIFIKED; this comes from the coding sequence ATGAAAACGAGAACCTTACAACATCATGCCCTGCATTGGCTTGTTATTGCAGCCATTGTGACAGGGCTTCAGTGCAACCTTTGGGCACAAGGCGCCTGGACCATTCTCGAAACCTACACCATACCTGGAAAAGCCTCAGGCCTGGCCTGGGACGGCACCTACATTTATTACGGCATCTATGGCTCCGGAGGCTCCAATTTTTACCGATTCGACCCGGCAAGCGGACAGGCCACCTTGCTCTTCAATGTAGCAGGAGTGAGCAACTCCTACGGCATGACCCACGACGGCAACAGCCTGTGGATCATCGACCGCGCCAGCACCGGAAATGCTTATGCGCTGAATATCAGCATGACAGGTACAGTTCTGGGTCAGTTCAGCCTGCCCCAGCAATACATGTCGGGCATCGCCTGGGACAATGGCGACTTTTGGGTGGCCAGCTATTACCCTGATCCGGGCTGGATATACAAAGTGAATGCTCAAAGCACTGTATTACATCAATTTGCGCCACCAATGGCACAAACCTGGGACCTGGCAAGGCATGGTTCCGATTTATGGGTGGTGGACTACAACGGGAATATGATTTTCAAGACCGACCTGAACGGAAATGTGCTGGCAAGCTATCCTTCGGTGACCCAACGCCCTTCGGGCATCGTTCACACCGGGTCGCACCTATGGTATGTGGCCGGACCATTGAGCGCAAACAGCACCCTGTATAAAGTCGATCCCGGAGGCGCAGGCACTCCACAGGCTATGGTCACCCCCACGAGTGTTTCTTTCGGCAATGTGCTTACAGGTCAGACACATAACCAAAATATTACTGTTACCAATGCAGGCACAGGCACCCTGAATTTTTCATTTGCACAACCCCCGCAAAACACCAATGTGATGCTGCCATCGGGCAACTTCAGCCTGGAAGCTGGCCAGTCGGCCACCTATGTTGCCAGCTGGACACCACTCGAGCCTGGAACCCTGAGCACCACAGGAGCAGTGCTAAGCAACGACCCCATCAACCCGAACATAACCCTTAATTTCTCCGGACAGGCATATACTGCAGCTCCATCCATCAATGCATTCCCCACAAGCATCGATTTTGGAACCATCATGGCCATGTCCACGAAGATGCAGAACATTACCCTCACCAATCAAGGTCAGGCTACGCTGATAATCAGCGCAATAGAAAATCTGAATCCGGGATTTTACCTGCAGTTGCCTGCGCAGTTTCCGATACAACTCGAGCCAAACCAGACCATGAGCTTCAACGCATGGTTTTTCCCGCAAAATTCAAACAATTACCAGTCGTCTGTGGTCATTTTTTCCAACGCACCCGGCCAAAGCCCGTTGTACATTCCCATGACCGGTCAGGCTACGCCCAAAGACCACAGCTTAGGGAATGTGGTCTGGGACCTGAACCTGCCGCCTGCCACCGACAACAGTCCGAAGGCTATTCACTGGATAACCGACATAACCGGCGACAATAAGCCGGAGGTTGTGGTGGCAAGCGAAGACAACAAGATCCGCTGTTTCAACGGAAATGCCTCGGGCACAAGCCAGGTGCTCTGGGAGCTGAGTATTTATTCCGGCTCGCTGTATCAGCAGCAAGCCATAACCCTGGGCGGCGACATTGACGATGACGGAATTCCAGACCTGGTTGTTGGCACCGCATGGGGCGACCGCTCCGTGGTAGCCATCAACAGCCGCACGGGTGAAATCATCTGGAAGTTCCAGACCAACCAGTATGGCCTCGGGGGCTGGGTTTACCAGGTGGATGCAAGATATGACTATAACGGCGATGGTTTTCCGGATGTGCTGGCTTCGAGTGGGAACGATCAGAACGGAACTGGTCCGAAAAGGGTTTTCTGCCTCAATGGAAAAAATGGCCAGATGATCTGGAATTATGCCTTCACCGGCCCTGTGATTGCGGTGATGGGCATACCGGATGTGACTGGCGACGGTCAGCCTGATGTGTGGGCCGGAGGAAGCCAGAACGGTGAAAGCCAGGGACGCGTAGCCCTCATCAACGGAGCAACCGGTTTTCTGGTTTGGGACTATGTCACCTTGGGCACCTCGGTCTGGGGTCTTGCGCTGCTCGACGACCTGAACAACGACGGCAAACCAGAACTGGCAGCAGGCACCTTCAACGGTGTGGTTTACATTTTCAATGCAGCCAATGGTGCCGTTCTGGCTCAGACCAGCGTGGGAAGCAACATCATCACCCGACTGGTGCGCATGGAAGATGTGAATGGCGACGGCAAAGCCGACCTTGCCCTTGGCTACAGCGGCTCGCTGGCTATGATACTCAATGGCACCAACCTGCAACAGATTTGGACCTACCAGCTCCAGGACAAGCCATGGAATGTGGCCAGAATACCCGATGTATCAGGCGACGGGATCAATGATCTCGTGGTTGGCCTGCTTTATCAGAACAACCACGTGTATGTTTTCGATGGCGCAACTGGAAGCATGTTGTTCACCACTCCTTATCCGCAAGCTGTGGATGCCATCAGCACCGTGCCCGACCTTACATTCGATTACTCCTGGGAATTTGTGGCCGGCGGACGAACAGGAAAAGTGACCGTATTTGCCGGCGGACCTGGTCAGCCGGTAGGACTGCCTGCGCAGGTTCAGGAAAACGAATGGCTCAAGGTTTACCCAAACCCCTTCAGCAGTCACACCCACATTTCCATCAAGCCAGCTTCAACAGGTCAGCTCCTGTTAAATTTATATGATCTGTCCGGAAAAATTGTCTGGAATAAAAGCCTGCAAGCCGTGCAGAACAATGAAACAGTGGTTGAATGGAATGGCAGTAGCAGGGATGGCAACAAACTGCGACCCTCGGTGTATATTCTGGAAGCCTTGTCGGGCAACCGCCGGATGATCCAAAAGATTTTCATCAAAGAAGACTGA
- a CDS encoding TonB-dependent receptor, whose translation MKKLFVLLLFGLFVPASWLQAQQITGLVRSTADLRGLEDAEVTVKNSQVRTMTDRNGRFRLGIAPSDTLVLIIRHPDHETLELPTGGKSDLDIVLQSNIRYNQYMVRVNRNPLTAEERNGILVLESQSGDYRMWFDIRVQTDGAVFSKEVMNPIGNGTSIRRARFATKVRFSKSWYAELDLDFSNSELELKDAYLEYTFRNGLELKAGNFKEGFSMESTTTSRYLTFIERPMVISAFAPSRHIGMAATYGIGPLLGIGGIHFQSVGDVEERAFSEDNNKNTGTDEGISYTGKLVYMPFYQDPYQGLHFGVSGSYRTPKTDAEVPGTMRFSTRSNNSINRKKYIDTDLIANVDHSTLAGLEFAAYRRNIRLQGEYVMNNVYLKNDLPAEKFDGWYAMGSALLFGGKYNYNTTEGEFTQVGRGKKWGDVEIALRYDYLNMNTRDEGKIMGGAGEAYTAGLNFYPNNNVKIMLNYAFINHDRYANGKGKLFVGKDSAGNLTKNPALVADPKGKAGEDFHMFAIRLEVDF comes from the coding sequence ATGAAAAAACTTTTCGTTTTGCTTTTGTTTGGCCTCTTTGTGCCGGCAAGCTGGCTACAAGCTCAGCAAATCACAGGTCTGGTCAGGTCAACGGCCGACCTGAGGGGCCTGGAGGATGCAGAGGTTACCGTCAAAAATTCGCAAGTCAGAACCATGACCGACCGCAATGGCAGGTTCAGGCTAGGGATTGCTCCTTCCGACACTTTGGTTCTGATCATCAGGCACCCTGACCACGAAACCCTTGAATTGCCAACAGGAGGCAAATCGGACCTGGATATTGTACTTCAGTCGAACATAAGATATAACCAATACATGGTCAGGGTAAATCGCAATCCGCTCACAGCTGAGGAGCGCAACGGCATCCTTGTGCTTGAGAGTCAGAGTGGCGACTACCGCATGTGGTTCGACATTCGCGTGCAAACCGACGGTGCAGTTTTCTCTAAGGAAGTCATGAATCCTATCGGCAATGGCACAAGCATCAGGCGCGCGCGTTTTGCCACCAAGGTGCGATTCAGCAAGTCGTGGTATGCCGAGCTTGACCTTGATTTTTCAAACTCAGAGCTTGAACTCAAAGACGCTTACCTGGAATACACCTTCCGCAACGGGTTGGAGCTGAAAGCCGGAAATTTCAAAGAAGGCTTTTCGATGGAATCGACCACCACCTCACGTTACCTGACCTTTATCGAACGTCCGATGGTGATTTCGGCCTTTGCCCCGTCGCGGCATATCGGAATGGCGGCCACCTATGGTATCGGCCCCCTCCTGGGCATAGGAGGCATTCATTTTCAAAGCGTTGGAGATGTTGAGGAGCGTGCATTTTCGGAAGACAACAACAAAAACACCGGAACGGATGAAGGGATTTCCTACACCGGAAAGCTGGTTTACATGCCGTTTTATCAGGATCCCTATCAAGGTTTGCATTTTGGGGTATCCGGATCGTACCGAACACCAAAAACCGACGCCGAGGTACCCGGCACCATGCGTTTTTCCACCCGCAGCAACAACTCAATCAACCGTAAAAAATATATTGACACCGACCTGATTGCCAATGTGGATCACAGCACGCTCGCCGGTCTCGAATTTGCAGCCTACCGGCGCAACATCAGGTTGCAGGGAGAATATGTGATGAATAACGTTTACCTCAAAAACGACCTGCCGGCTGAAAAATTCGACGGATGGTATGCCATGGGCAGCGCCCTGCTTTTTGGCGGAAAATACAATTATAACACCACCGAAGGTGAGTTCACACAGGTGGGAAGGGGCAAAAAATGGGGCGATGTAGAAATTGCCCTGCGCTACGACTACCTGAACATGAACACCAGGGATGAGGGCAAAATTATGGGCGGTGCCGGCGAAGCCTACACTGCAGGCCTCAACTTTTACCCCAACAACAATGTGAAAATCATGCTTAACTATGCCTTTATCAACCACGACCGCTATGCCAATGGCAAAGGCAAACTCTTTGTCGGAAAAGATTCGGCCGGCAACCTGACAAAAAACCCGGCATTGGTGGCCGACCCTAAAGGAAAAGCCGGCGAAGATTTCCACATGTTTGCCATCCGGCTCGAAGTTGACTTTTAA